From the genome of Deltaproteobacteria bacterium:
ACGCCTCACCTCAATCGAGGCGTGGTGAGCCGTGGTGAGCCGTGGTGATTATAAATAGCTGTTTTAACTTGCTATTTTTGTGTGATCTCCATCACGTTCTACCGGCCTGACCCGTGTTGAGGTGTGGCGAAGCGTGGTGCGCCGTGGCGGCGGCCCGGTTCACCCGCCGGGTGCAACCCAAGGCAGCTGCCAGTTCTCTGGGACGCCAGTTTCCTGAAATAGAAGCAATTTGCTTAATGACCAAGACCCTTACGGCCGGGCAGGCCGCTCATTTGATGGAGCGCGATGCCCCCTGTCCGCCGCCCATTATACCATGTCACCCTGAACCGGCCGGGTGGCTCGCCAGTACGGCCGGGGCCATGTAGAGTCATGCCTCCATACACGACGGAGGACCCCAGAATGACTTTCCATGACTTCAGCCTTCACATGCTGACGGGCAAGCCCCTCAGCCTTTCGCTCTACAGCGGCCATCCGGTTCTGGCAGTGAATGTGGCCAGCAAGTGCGGCCTGACTCCCCAGTACGCCCAGCTCCAGGCGATGCACGAGACGCTGGGGCCCAAGGGGCTCAGGATCGTCGGGTTCCCCTGCAATGATTTCGGCAAGCAGGAACCGGGAACGCCCGAGGAGATCGGACAGTTCTGCACGAAAAACTACGGCGTCGAATTCGATATCACCGAAAAGATCCATGTCAATGGCCCGGAAACCCATCCGCTCTACAAGGACTTCCTGAAATCAAAGGAACACAACCGGTTCAATCCGGGAGATGTGCAGTGGAACTTCCAGAAATATCTCATCTCGAAAGACGGGAAGGTCATCGGCGGCTGGAACCCGCAGGTGAAACCCAACGCGCCGGAAATCGTCGAGGCGATTGAGGCTGCGCTGAAGTAGCCATGCCCGGCCTGACCTGGCCCGAAGCGGCATTTGTCGCCTGGATGCGCGCATCCAGCTATTGGGCACTCGGCCAGGCCGTCATCCATGACCTCCAGAACCCGGACCTCCGGCGGATCCGGGCCGATATCGGACTGCCGTTCGGACCGGGCAGCGCCCACCGGGCTGACGTTTTTTATCCGCCAGCGGAAGCCCTTGGTGCCGTCCTGTTCGTTCATGGAGGCGGATGGGCTGGCGGCACCCGGCGCTTTGGCGAGCCGCTCGGCCGGGAACTGGCGAGCCGTGGCTTCCTGACGATCATGCCCGGTTACCGCCTGTTGCCGCAGGCCAATGTCGAGGAGGCCACCTCGGATGTCCGGCGCGCCTGGGAATGGGCGCTCGGCTTTGCGGACCGGGAAGGGTTTTCACCCGCCCGGGTCGCCCTTGGAGGAGAATCGGCCGGCTCGCACCTGACGACACGCGCCCTCTTGCGGCATTTTGCTCCTGAGGGAATTGCGCCACCTGCCCACATCGCGGTCTTCGGTCCCCATGACATGGAAAACTTTCTCGCCCGCGCCCAGCCCATTACCCGTGCCGCCATGCGCCTGCTGCGTCACCCGTACGGTTCGCTCCGGGAAGCCGCGCCGCTGCTTTCAAACGTCACCGTTCCCTGGCCGCGCCATGTCCGGCTGCTGACCATTCATGGCGACCGGGACCCGCTGGTTCCGTACCGGATGAGCGTCCGGCTGCATGAGCACGCACAGAAATCCGGCGCCAGTGCCGAGCATGTCCGGATTCATGGCGCGCCTCATGGTTTCATCAACACCCCGCGCACCCGTCACGGAAAACCCGCAGTCGAGGCCATGGACCGGTGGCTAAGGGGTATCTGGCAGGATCAGGGCTGACGGGCTGCCGCCACCCCGGCGGCCCGGCCGGGCGACTTTCGTATCCATTCCGGATCAAACAGGAAGCCAAGCGAGACGAGTGCGCCCATTGTCAGCATCGTGATGTTGATGTTCAGCAGGACAATCAGATGCAGCCCCACCGTCAGCCACCAGACGATCATACGGGCGCGGGGATGGAAGATGGCCGGAAGGAACAGTATCTCAACCCATACCGCGGCCCACGTCAGCACTTGGGAGACAAACATCGGCAGTTCGCGAAACCAAGAATGAATCCCCCAGCTCCTGTGCAGCGGAACGTCCAGAAATTCACGGAATGCGGCCCCGCTTCGCCAGTATGGCTGGAAGATCTTGTCTACCCCGCTGACGGTGTATGCGACTCCGAACACAATCCAGCCGCCCATAATCAATTGCGGCGAAACCGACCACCCCTCGACCGGTTCGCGCGAACGGTTGTGCATGCTCCACGGTTCGCCCGCCGGCACCAGAAGCGTCGCCAGCACCACCCAGCTCACAAAACCTATCGCGGGATTATCCACGACGGCATTTCGCTGAATGATGCAGGCATAGCCATACCAGACAAGCCCCGCCATCGCGTGGCGGTACAGTCCGGCGGCCAGCATCAGCGACGCCATGCCGACCAGCGTGAGAAAAAGGGGCGCTGCCGCGGGCAGCGGTATAAGAGCAAGTATGTTGGGGAACCAGCCAAGCCGGATCACATTCGAAGAAGGAACCGGAACCATTCCCTCCGGCCCGAACAGTTCTTCGGCCCAGGGGACCAGATGGAAGAAATACAGTGCCAGATAGGTACCCAGCAGCATCCGGTAAATCGCGAAGTGCCGGCCGGTCATCTTCATTGGCGGCATCTCACGGTCATGACCTGCGCACGGGTTCCTTCAGGTGTTTCCTCTACCGGAATTGTCAGTTGAACTTCCCTGACGCGTGACTGCACCTGCAGAAGTTCTGCGATCGGCCCGTTGCAGAATCCGTGCTGCAACATGCCATAAAGTGCCTGAATGGGGCGATGCGGAGCCGCTGTCAATGAGGCGGCATATCCTGCCTTGAACTGATACGGTCCGGGCAACTGCCGGAGAATGCCCAAAGTGGTTTCTTTATGGATGACCGTTCCGTCGGTGAGCCTGAAATCGGCATGGAACCACGGACTGTATTGCGGCATCCCTTCTCCCCTGTTGGAAAACACCACTGCATAGGGAGCGACCATCAGGGCCTTGGCCCACGTGATCAGCGGCGGATAGGTATAATAGGCAACACTCGCCGATGCCCCGGCCACGGTCAGCGCCCGGATCGCCCATATCCGCCAGCCCCTGCGAACCCGATTCTGTAGCTCCTTGAAGTCCAACGCTGCCATGATATCACGATGCATTTTCAGGCGCTACGTTGCCGCAACCATCGTGGATAGCCGGTGTTGCCGTTATGGCACGGCCATATCGATGGCGGCGATCATGCTCGCGGGGTTGGCCCTGCCCTGCCAGGCTATGCCGAACGCCGTGCCATGATCCGGAGAGGTCCGTATGAACGGAAGGCCGATGGTTGAGTTGACCCCTTCGTCAAACCCCAGAACCTTGACTGGTATCAGCCCCTGGTCGTGATAAAGCGCGACCACGGCATCGAACTCTCCGGTCACCGCCCGGTGAAAAACGGTATCCGGAGAGAGCGGCCCTTCGACCGGGAGCCCTTCTGCGGCAAGCCGTGATACAAGTGGCCCGATCCATTCGACTTCCTCACTTCCCAGCATCCCGTCTTCTCCGGCATGGGGATTGAGGCCAGCCACCGCGAGCTTCAACCGGCGTTCCGTCCTTATCCATCGCGGCAGTTCCCGGCAACCCAGCCGGATGACCCGTTCCAGCTCGGCTGGCGTCAGGGCCGAAAACAGTTTCCGCAACGGCAGATGGATTGTCGCCAGAATGACTCTCAGCTTCGAGCAGGAAAGCATCATGGCAAAGTCGGATGTCTTCGCACGTTCGGCCAGCAGCTCCGTATGGCCGGGGAATGCGATTCCAGCCGCCTTGAATGCGGTCTTGGCTATCGGTGCCGTCACTACGGCCTGGGCTTCCTTCGCAAGTGCAAGATCGGCAGCCTTCACAATCCACCCGTGAATTTCCCGGCCGAACCGCCTGCCCGCGTATGCCGGGTCAACATCGCCAAAGGGGATATCGACGGCTCCGGGGACTTCCGGCGCAAGGACATGAAGAATACCTGCTTCGGTAGCCTCGGCGGCCGAACCAATCCGCCGGATCACCAGCCCCGGAGCAAACCGCCGGGCGGCTTCTTCCATTACCGACGCCGCGCCGGTAACCAGATACCGTGAGTGCGGACGGGCCAGAACGGCCCGGACTGTCACTTCCGGTCCGATGCCATGCGGGTCGCCCGGAGAAATCGCAAGCAGCGGTGTTTCCGGTGGCATGATGAGATATTCTGGCCCTACAGCCCCGGAAGTTCGTGGCGTTCGATACGGGCGCCGGCAACCAGATCCTCAATATAGTGCTCGAACGCCTCGTCGGTCTTCTGGTTCTCAAGAGCACCCTTGATCTGGGAGAATACCGCGTCGAGCGGCTGGCTTTCGCTCCCGGACCGGTCGAGAACCTTGAGCAGGTAGACGCCCCGCTCGTCCGTCACCGGATCTGAGATCTGCCCCTTGGGGGTGGAGAAAATGGCCGCCTCCAGAAACGGCAGGATCGATCCCCGCCGCACGACACCAATATCGCCACCTCGTGAGGCATTCGGTCCGCTGGAGTGCTGGCGGACAATCGCCGCGAAATCTCCAGTCTTCTCGGCCTCGCCCTTGAGCGACACGGCACGTTCCATCGTCCGGACCCGGCCCTTGGCATCGGCAGGATCCGCAAAAGGCAGGAACAGCATCTGGACGCGGGCTTCCTCGGCAGACTTCCTGTAGCTGGCGTCGTAGTAGGCTTTTATCTCCGCTTCCGAAACCGATACCCTGGGGCGGAGCAAGGACATTTTCAGCCGGTCAAACAGGATCGCATACCGGACTTCCCGCCGGTAACGATCCCAGGTAAGTCCCTGTGCCTTGGCCTCTGCCTGCAACTGCTCGCGGGTCAGTCCCCTGCCCGACTGCAGCCGCTCGATCGCCTCATCCACCTCGAAGTCGGTTACTGCCATTCCGTACCGCCGGGCATCCTGGTCCACCAGCACCAGCCTGATGAGCTCATCGGCAGCCCGGCTCATGCCGTCACCCAGCGCACGCCTGAGTTCCGCCTCCGGTACGCCGGGGTTCAGCATCCGGAACTTGGTCAGTTCCTGTTCCCTGGTCTCACGAATGTCACTGAGCAGGATCGGCTCGTCGTTCACCACGATTGCCACGGCATCAAGAACCCCAGGCTGTGCCGCACCTGCCGGCAGCGGCATGAGCAGCGGCAGAATGCCGATAACAACGAAAAGAAACCGGAACGTGTTGTCCATGCACTACCTTGCAGCGGTGATATTCTTGAGCAGGTCGTCGGTCACTTCAATCCTGGCCGCCTTGCGCTGCTTTTCCAGCCATGATGCAACCGCCCGCATCCGCCGTTCAGACCTCATCTGGCCGGCCAGCTCGTCCCGCACATCTTCAAAAGCTCTCCGGCCGGGCGGGTTCACCGAGTTCAGCCGGAACACATGATACCCGTACGAGGTCCGTACCACACCCGATATTTCTCCGACGGACAGATGGCGGACCGGCGTTTCCAGCTCGGGGGGAAGCTCTCCGGCAGCAAACTCCCCGACAAATCCGTCACGGGCCGCTTCCGGGGCCACCGACCGCTCGCGGGCAAGTTTTTCAAACGGGACATTCCGCTTCCGGATGAGATTGATGATTTCCAGCGCCTCGGTCTCCGACCGCAACAGTATCTGTGACACGGAGAAACGCTCGGGATAACCGAAACGATCTGGCATTTCGTCATACTGCTGGCGGAGTTCCGCATCGTCCGGATCGGGAGCACTGGCGGCGATTGTGTCCGATACCCGCTCTAGAAGGAGGCGGCGGGCGACCATTTCGCGCCACTGGTCAAGGGTAAAATAGCGGCGCGACAGTTCCCGCTCCAGTTCCTGTTCCTCGTAGTGGCTGAGCAGACGTGTGACCTCGCCGTCGATCTCCCCCGGCTCAAGCGTGATTCCACGGCGGCGGGCCTCGGCAAGCAGAAGCTGTTCGTCGATCTGCTCACGAATCAGCTGCCGTATCTCCATCTCGTATCCGGATGAACCAGCTGGCGGGTTTCCCTGTGCAGCGAGGCGGGGAAGCAGCATCCGGTCAAATTCGCGCCGGGTCACGGTGCGGTCGTCCACGCGAATCACGATTGGCTCGGTCCGCGCTGTTTCCTGGCATCCGGCGGATACGGCCAGCAGGATCAGGGTGCAGGATATCACCGCACTTCCCCGCCAGACGCACGAGGGGCGGCCCCTGCACCCGTCCGTGCGGACCGCCCCCCGGTTCATCACAATCAAACGGGCGCCGGTTATTCGCCCGGCGCGGGTGCCGTCTCTGTCGCCGGCGCTCCCGATGCACCACCAGCACCCGGCCGGTTGGCCAGATTTGCGGGCAGCGCGAAATCCACGCGGGACAACGCGGCGTCATCAATCTTCACGTCTGACTTGGTCATGAGCTGCTGCTTGAAGTCATCGAACTTCTTGACGCGCAGCTTGTTCATGATCTGGCGCCGGACCTGCGGGTTGTCGAAAGCCCGTGCCGTGACGGTCTTCGGGCCGGTCACGCGGACGATTTCCCACCCTTCCGGCGACTCAAAAGGCTCGGAGTAGTCGTTCACCTTGAGATTGGCGATGGCACGTCCCACCGGAGTCTGGGCGTTGGCCGGCACCGGGCCGCGATCGCCAGCCTGGTCCTTGACCGGCTGCGGATCATCGCTGAACTCCTTGACGGCGGCATCCCATGCACGGCCGCGCTTCAGGGCGGCATGAGCCTTCTTGATCTCGCGCTCGGCTTCGGCGCGCTTGGCGACCGTGTCAGGCATGCCCGGCGGCGGAGCCCGCTTGAGGATGCGGGCGATGTTCACCGTTTCTTCCTTGAAGTCATCCTGGTGCGCGTCGTAAAAGGCTTTCAGTTCCTCATCCGACGGGCTTTCATTCATCAGCTTGCGGCGGAGCATGTTGGAAGCAATCTGCTTGGTGTAGTTTTCCACCTTGGCCTTCACTTCAGGGTCTTCGGTAATCCCGCGCTTCCTGGCCTCGATGTAGACAGCCTCTTCCGAGAGGAACGTGCTGACGTATTCCTTCAGCTTCGCCTTGTCCTGCGACATCTGGACGCGCTGCTGGAACGGTACACGGCGAAGGGATTCTTCCAGAGCCGCGAGACGGACCGGCTCGCCGTTCACATGGGCGACGACTGGCGAATCATCGGCCTTGCCCTTGGCGCCGTCGGTGCCCTTCTTGCCCTTGTTGCAGGCGCCTGCTGACGCCAGTGCTGCTGCCATGAGGGCGGTTGCTATGATCCTGCGTGTGAAAAACATCTGACTGGTATCTCCTTACCTGTTCGGTTTTTTCTTTACCCCAGCGGTTTCCCCATCCGCGTGTTCTATCAACTCCAGAACCGAGTGTGCTGCATGGAAAACCTCCGTCGGGCGGATGTCGTCAAAACGCACTATAAACCGGTTCTCTGGTGTAACTCGATATCTTACCGGATCGGTCCGAATCAAGTTAACGAGACGGTCCGGGTCGGGAACTTTTAAGGAACCATCTGCGCCTGCTGCAAACCTGAGTGCCACATCACGTGAACCGATTTTCATCTCCATGACTCCAAGCCGCCGGAGCCGTATCTTGATGGCCATCAGGGAGATCAGGTTCTGGGCTTCGTCAGGAAGCGGCCCGTAGCAGTCAATCAGTTCATCCCGCCCCTGCTCCAGGGCCTCTTTGGTCCGTGCGGCTGACAATTTCTTGTAGTAGATGAGCTTTTCCGTGAGGTCGGGCACATATGAGACAGGCAGAAGGGTCGCTACCGGGAGACTGACCTCCGGCTCGATCTCCTCCTGGTAGGCTTCGCCTTTCAGTTCATGAACCGCACGGTCCAATAACTCGATATATAAGTCGAACCCGACCGCCGCGATGTGCCCCGACTGTGCATCTCCCAGAACATTCCCGCCGCCACGCAGTTCCAGGTCGTGACTGGCAATCTTGAACCCGGAACCGAGGTCACTGTGTTCCTGCAGAATCCTGAGCCGTTTCTCTGCCTCGGGGTTCAGTTTTTCTCCTGGAGGCAGCAAAAGATAGCAGTAGCCACGGCGGTTCGACCGCCCCACCCGGCCCCTGAGCTGGTACAACTGCGCAAGCCCGAACCGGTCAGCCCTTTCCACGATCATCGTGTTTGCATTGGGAATGTCGAGTCCGCTTTCGACGATCGTCGTGGAAAGAAGCACCTGAAACTCGTTGTGCAGGAAGCCGAGCATGATTTTTTCCAGCCGGGCCGGCTCCATCTGTCCATGTCCGATCTCGATACGGACACCGGGCAGCAGTTCCCGCAGCGTGCGGGCCCGTTCCTCAATGCCCTGCACACGGTTGAACAGGTAAAAGACCTGTCCGCCACGGTTCACCTCGGCCATTACAGCGTCCTTGATCGTGCGTTCCGAATACCGGCTGACGACGGTCCGGATCGAAAGCCGGTCCTGCGGCGGCGTCGCAATAAGGGAAAACTCCCTTAGCCCGGTCAGGGACATCTGAAGCGTACGGGGGATTGGCGTCGCCGACAGGGACAGGCAGTGCGCGACCACACGGAGTTTCTTGAGGCGTTCCTTGTGCCGGACGCCGAAACGGTGCTCCTCGTCAATGATGACCAGTCCCAGCTCACGGAAACCCACATCATTCTGAAGCAGGCGGTGCGTGCCGATCACGATATCCACCTGCCCGGCTGCCAGGCGCTTCAATATGTCCCGCTGCTCGGCCGGCGTCCGGAACCGGCTCAACGCCTCAACCCGGACTCCATGATGGGCGAGCCGGCCCGTGAAGGTTTCCTGATGCTGCTGTGCCAGTACTGTCGTCGGAACGAGCAGCGCCACCTGCTTGCCATCCAGGACGGCCTTGTAAGCAGCCCGGAGCGCCACTTCGGTCTTGCCGTACCCCACATCGCCGCAAACGAGACGATCCATGGGTTTCCCGCTCATCAGGTCATGAACGACCTCTCCGATGGCGCGTTCCTGGTCTTCTGTCTCCTCGTACGGGAACTCGGCCTCGAACTTCCGGTAATCGTCCTGGAGCGGCCGGGCAGGATAAGCCGGATGCACCTGCCTCTGCGCATAAAGATCAAGCAGTTCGGCGGCCAGCTTGTAGACGGCGTCGCACACCTTCTTGCGGGTCGTCTGCCATTGATTTCCACCGAGCCGGTCCAGCACCGGCACATGGCCTTCCGCGGACGAATAGCGGGCCACCATGTGGAGCCGGTCCACCGGCACAAGCAGCTTGTCGCTGTTCGCGTATTCAAGCTCCATCACCTCGACGGGAATCTGGTCCACCATGACGGTCTTGAGCCCCAGATACCGTCCCACGCCATAATCGTTATGGACCACGTAATCGCCGGGCTTCAGATCCTCCAGCGACTGAAGGAACGACTCCAGGTTCCGCCGTGCAGTGCGAACGGGTTTCTGCTGTCCTGTACGGAAGAAATCACCCTCGGTGATAACCGCGAGCCGTTCGTCAGGCAGCACGAACCCGCCGGACATGGCTCCGATAACCACTCGTGGCGGCTCGGCCACGGGCCGCTGCAGGTCGCGGTCAGTCAGCGGGCGGGTGAAATCGGGAATGATGACGGGATCAACGGGAACCGGTGCCAGCCCGTGGGGGTCCAGCAGGGTCCGGACCCGTTCCAGCGCGGACCGGTTCTGGAGACTGAACAGCACCCGGTACCCGGCGGCCTTCCACTCCTCCAGGCGCCGGACCGCCGGCTCCAGTGGCGATTCCTCACCCTCCCCAGCCTGAGGCGGATGCAACTCCTTCTCCGGCGTGCCGACGCGAATGTTCAGGTGCTCACGGTCATCGAGTTTTTCGTATATCTCGAGGCCGGAAATTTCGAGACGCTTCTGGCGGTCGATCAGTTTGCGGATCTCATCCGCGCCCGCGAACCGCTCGCTGTAGCGGGCCAGCGCGAGCCCTTCCTCGCGGCGGCGCCGGTAGGACTCCTCCAGCCGGGCCGCGGAATCCTCCAGCACCCGGTCGCAGGCGATCGGCTCACAGATGACGATGGGGCCGGTCACGTAGTCCGCTATCGACGGCAGCTGGCCGTAAAGTGCCGGCGTCAGGTACTCGGCACCCGTGACATGTATTCCGCTGGCAAGATCGTCCCTGACCCGCGTCACCAGTTCATAGTCCACCTCCTCACGGTCGCGCTCCGTGTTGAGGTATTCCACGGCCCGCTCCCGGTATGGAGATTTCAGTAACAGTTCGCTTGCAGGCAGCAGAACAAAATCAGGCAGGCTCGCTACCCCGCCCGGCAACGGAAGGGTCCTCTGGGTGGATGGATCGAATGGGCGAATGGTGGCCAGCCGGTCCAGCTCGAAATCGAGCCGGAGCGGCCAGTCATAACCGGTGGCGAAAATATCGATGATCGAGCCTTTCACGGCAAAATCACCGCGATCTTCCACCCGTGCCGACCGCCGGTAGCCAAGATCGGCAAACCGGCTGACGGACGTTTCGAAATCGGTCTCTTCGTCCGCAGCCAGCAGATCGTATTCGGTCCGCAGCGTGGCGGGCGGGAATGGCCGGGGGAGAAGCGCCTCGGCTGGAGCAATAACCACTGCTTCGCCCTGCCTCGCAAAAAGCTGGTACAACGCCGTCACCCGGCCGCTCGCCACATCCACGGGCGGCGAACGGTCATCCTCGGGACGGGCTTCCCATGCGTGCAGTATCTGGAATTTCCGGGCCGTCAGGGCATGCGGATGATCGTCGGCGGGATCGATGCCCAGAAACCGCAGCCAGTCGGACCGGAGCTGTTCGGCCGCCAGTATGTCGGGAACCACGACCAGTTGCGGGCGGAATCCCTCCCGGTAGAGACACGCCAGATGCCAGGCTGCGGCCGCACCCGCCGGTCCGCCAAGGACAAAAGAGCCCCGCTGCCGAAGCCGTTCGGCCAGTATCCTGAAATCAGTAGTGGTCGGTTCAGTGGTGTCCACGTTCCGGCCGGGCGGCGACGCTACGCGAAGCGCAGCGGGGCTTCAATCCTTGACAAACATTCAATCATGGACAGTTTTGTCGTTACCGGTTGACCAGCCGGGTATCCTTGGTGAAACTGAGGACAGATTTTCTCTCTACGGCCCGGGAGGTCCGTTCCCCATCATGGCAAAGCCTATCGACGTAACCGACGCAACGTTTGAATCTGAAGTGCTCAAGTCACCGGTTCCTGTTCTCCTGGACTTCTGGGCCCCCTGGTGCGGTCCCTGCCGTGCCATCGCCCCGGCGCTCGAAGAGCTCACCGGCCAGTATGAAGGCAAGGCCAAGATTGCCAAGATCAACATTGACGAGAACATGAATACGCCCAGCCAGTTCGGTGTCCGGGCCATCCCGACGCTCATCGTCTTCAAGGGCGGTAAGGCAGTGGACCAGATCATGGGCGCACAGCCCAAGGCATCCATTGCGACGGTTCTGAACAAGCATATCTGAATAACCGGCGATTCAGAACGAACCGCACCCTTGCTCCGGTCACAAACGGCTTTGGTACTGATTTTGGCCGGGTCGCATACCCGTCTGCCTTCTGAAAGAGTATAGTCGCCCGTCGTGAGCTACATTGTCTGGCGGCCTGACTTCGATCTGGGAATCCCCGTCCTGGACCAGCACCACCACAATCTGGTGGCACTGATCAATGATTTTCATCTATCGGTAAACCGGGGGCTGGACAGCGAACTGTGCAGCACCATCTTCAGCCGTCTGCGTGAATACGCCGACTACCACTTCAAGGTGGAAGAAGCCCTGATGGCTCACCACGGCTACCCGGAATCCCCCGACCACATCGCCGAACACCGGCTTTTCGTCAACAACGTTGGCCGGCTGGAAAAAACATTTGCGCAGGATCCCCTGCTGACGCAGCAGGTGCTCCAGTATCTGAAACAGTGGCTGGAGCAGCATATCCTGGTCATCGACAGGCAACTGGCGGAGCATATCAAAGCTGGGCAGCACTGAGCCCCGCCTGTCGCCTTTCCCTGCGTGGCAGCGTAAACTTGCCGCTGATTACCCGATCCGGAACGAACGAGGGAACGCCATGGCTCCAGAGGAAAACATCGTCAACCGGAACGTGCTGCTGGTCGACGATGTCGATCTCTTTCTGGAGATCGAAAAGAAGTTCCTTGAGGGCAAGGGGCTTCTGGTGCACACGGCCCATGACGGTATCGAAGCCATCGAAGCCGCCCGGAAAATACGCCCGGCCCTCATCATCATGGATAACTTCATGCCCCGGATGAATGGCGACGCTGCCTGCCGGCAGCTCAAATCCGATGTGGTGACTCGCGAAATCCCGATCCTGATGGTGACCGCCAACAGTTCGAGCGAGGCGGTCGAGGAATGCTTCAGGGCCGGTGCCGACATGGTGATTACCAAGCCGCTCCGCCGCGACGAGCTGCTGGCATCCATAGACAAGCTGACCGACCTCAAGCTCAGCCCCGTTTCCATGCTGCCCAAGGACAGGCCAACGGTGCTCGTGATCGAGGACTCGGCCTTCTTTGTG
Proteins encoded in this window:
- a CDS encoding glutathione peroxidase, yielding MTFHDFSLHMLTGKPLSLSLYSGHPVLAVNVASKCGLTPQYAQLQAMHETLGPKGLRIVGFPCNDFGKQEPGTPEEIGQFCTKNYGVEFDITEKIHVNGPETHPLYKDFLKSKEHNRFNPGDVQWNFQKYLISKDGKVIGGWNPQVKPNAPEIVEAIEAALK
- a CDS encoding alpha/beta hydrolase; this encodes MPGLTWPEAAFVAWMRASSYWALGQAVIHDLQNPDLRRIRADIGLPFGPGSAHRADVFYPPAEALGAVLFVHGGGWAGGTRRFGEPLGRELASRGFLTIMPGYRLLPQANVEEATSDVRRAWEWALGFADREGFSPARVALGGESAGSHLTTRALLRHFAPEGIAPPAHIAVFGPHDMENFLARAQPITRAAMRLLRHPYGSLREAAPLLSNVTVPWPRHVRLLTIHGDRDPLVPYRMSVRLHEHAQKSGASAEHVRIHGAPHGFINTPRTRHGKPAVEAMDRWLRGIWQDQG
- a CDS encoding HTTM domain-containing protein encodes the protein MKMTGRHFAIYRMLLGTYLALYFFHLVPWAEELFGPEGMVPVPSSNVIRLGWFPNILALIPLPAAAPLFLTLVGMASLMLAAGLYRHAMAGLVWYGYACIIQRNAVVDNPAIGFVSWVVLATLLVPAGEPWSMHNRSREPVEGWSVSPQLIMGGWIVFGVAYTVSGVDKIFQPYWRSGAAFREFLDVPLHRSWGIHSWFRELPMFVSQVLTWAAVWVEILFLPAIFHPRARMIVWWLTVGLHLIVLLNINITMLTMGALVSLGFLFDPEWIRKSPGRAAGVAAARQP
- the pdxA gene encoding 4-hydroxythreonine-4-phosphate dehydrogenase PdxA gives rise to the protein MPPETPLLAISPGDPHGIGPEVTVRAVLARPHSRYLVTGAASVMEEAARRFAPGLVIRRIGSAAEATEAGILHVLAPEVPGAVDIPFGDVDPAYAGRRFGREIHGWIVKAADLALAKEAQAVVTAPIAKTAFKAAGIAFPGHTELLAERAKTSDFAMMLSCSKLRVILATIHLPLRKLFSALTPAELERVIRLGCRELPRWIRTERRLKLAVAGLNPHAGEDGMLGSEEVEWIGPLVSRLAAEGLPVEGPLSPDTVFHRAVTGEFDAVVALYHDQGLIPVKVLGFDEGVNSTIGLPFIRTSPDHGTAFGIAWQGRANPASMIAAIDMAVP
- a CDS encoding peptidylprolyl isomerase, which translates into the protein MDNTFRFLFVVIGILPLLMPLPAGAAQPGVLDAVAIVVNDEPILLSDIRETREQELTKFRMLNPGVPEAELRRALGDGMSRAADELIRLVLVDQDARRYGMAVTDFEVDEAIERLQSGRGLTREQLQAEAKAQGLTWDRYRREVRYAILFDRLKMSLLRPRVSVSEAEIKAYYDASYRKSAEEARVQMLFLPFADPADAKGRVRTMERAVSLKGEAEKTGDFAAIVRQHSSGPNASRGGDIGVVRRGSILPFLEAAIFSTPKGQISDPVTDERGVYLLKVLDRSGSESQPLDAVFSQIKGALENQKTDEAFEHYIEDLVAGARIERHELPGL
- a CDS encoding peptidyl-prolyl cis-trans isomerase, whose protein sequence is MISCTLILLAVSAGCQETARTEPIVIRVDDRTVTRREFDRMLLPRLAAQGNPPAGSSGYEMEIRQLIREQIDEQLLLAEARRRGITLEPGEIDGEVTRLLSHYEEQELERELSRRYFTLDQWREMVARRLLLERVSDTIAASAPDPDDAELRQQYDEMPDRFGYPERFSVSQILLRSETEALEIINLIRKRNVPFEKLARERSVAPEAARDGFVGEFAAGELPPELETPVRHLSVGEISGVVRTSYGYHVFRLNSVNPPGRRAFEDVRDELAGQMRSERRMRAVASWLEKQRKAARIEVTDDLLKNITAAR
- a CDS encoding peptidyl-prolyl cis-trans isomerase, which produces MFFTRRIIATALMAAALASAGACNKGKKGTDGAKGKADDSPVVAHVNGEPVRLAALEESLRRVPFQQRVQMSQDKAKLKEYVSTFLSEEAVYIEARKRGITEDPEVKAKVENYTKQIASNMLRRKLMNESPSDEELKAFYDAHQDDFKEETVNIARILKRAPPPGMPDTVAKRAEAEREIKKAHAALKRGRAWDAAVKEFSDDPQPVKDQAGDRGPVPANAQTPVGRAIANLKVNDYSEPFESPEGWEIVRVTGPKTVTARAFDNPQVRRQIMNKLRVKKFDDFKQQLMTKSDVKIDDAALSRVDFALPANLANRPGAGGASGAPATETAPAPGE